The Sporomusa termitida genome has a window encoding:
- the pyk gene encoding pyruvate kinase, whose protein sequence is MLLKKTKIVCTVGPSTDKPGILEAMMEAGMNVARFNFSHGQHADHIRRLARVREAARNVKRPIALMLDTKGPEMRLGLFADGKVYLEKDQKFVLTSRDVLGTSEIASVTHKLLPREVAPGQLILIADGLVSLQIDAVDGDDIITTVKNSGQIGDRKRVAAPGVAINLPPLSEQDVADIMFGIQNQMDSIAASFVQRAADVLAIRKILEAANYEMDIVPKIENAEGVHNIDEILKVSDGIMVARGDLGVEIPAEEVPLVQKILIKKCNKAGKPVITATQMLESMITNPRPTRAEASDIANAILDGSDAIMLSGESASGQYPVEAVQTMVRIAVRTENSLRHSELLAGKGIQLQRTTTDAISHATAQIAHELGAAAIITSTQSGYTARMVSKYRPQSTIVAVTPNEKTVRRMLLLWGVYPVLGPSFNNTDEMVHSAVATSLQAGVVNDGDLLVVTAGVPAGKSGTTNMIRVHIVGNILTRGTGIGQQAVTGKVVIATSVKELKAKFREGDILVVASIDEETAPYAAKAAAIVAEEGGLTSHAAIVGVSFGMPVLVGVEDATERLQDGAIVTVDAARGIVYQGEINAR, encoded by the coding sequence ATGTTGCTAAAAAAGACCAAGATTGTTTGCACGGTAGGCCCCAGTACCGATAAGCCCGGTATTCTGGAGGCAATGATGGAGGCAGGCATGAATGTCGCCCGGTTTAATTTTTCCCATGGACAGCATGCCGATCATATCAGGCGGTTAGCCAGGGTAAGAGAAGCCGCCCGGAATGTCAAGCGGCCGATTGCCCTGATGCTTGATACCAAAGGCCCGGAAATGAGGCTGGGCTTATTTGCCGACGGCAAGGTTTATTTGGAGAAAGATCAAAAGTTTGTATTAACAAGCCGCGATGTGCTTGGTACCAGTGAGATTGCCTCTGTTACCCATAAGCTATTACCGCGGGAGGTTGCGCCCGGCCAGCTGATACTGATTGCCGATGGTCTGGTAAGCCTTCAGATCGACGCTGTTGACGGCGATGACATTATTACCACTGTTAAAAACAGTGGTCAAATTGGGGACCGCAAACGGGTAGCCGCACCGGGGGTTGCGATTAACCTGCCGCCTCTGTCTGAGCAGGATGTTGCTGATATCATGTTTGGTATTCAAAATCAAATGGACTCCATTGCCGCTTCTTTTGTACAGCGGGCTGCCGATGTGCTGGCAATTCGCAAGATACTGGAAGCTGCCAACTATGAGATGGACATCGTGCCTAAGATTGAAAACGCAGAGGGTGTTCATAATATTGACGAAATCCTCAAAGTCTCTGACGGTATTATGGTCGCCCGGGGCGACCTTGGGGTAGAGATTCCGGCGGAAGAAGTACCGCTTGTCCAAAAAATACTGATCAAAAAGTGTAATAAAGCCGGGAAGCCGGTTATTACCGCTACTCAAATGCTGGAGTCTATGATTACCAATCCCCGGCCAACACGAGCAGAGGCCAGCGATATTGCCAATGCGATCCTGGATGGGTCGGATGCTATTATGCTCAGTGGCGAATCGGCTTCAGGCCAGTATCCGGTCGAAGCTGTGCAGACAATGGTCCGGATTGCCGTTCGTACCGAGAACTCGCTCCGGCACAGTGAACTTTTAGCAGGCAAAGGCATTCAATTGCAACGTACAACGACTGATGCGATCAGCCATGCCACTGCCCAGATAGCACATGAACTGGGCGCGGCAGCGATTATAACCTCCACCCAGTCCGGCTACACTGCCCGCATGGTGTCAAAATATCGTCCTCAGTCTACCATTGTTGCTGTTACTCCCAACGAAAAAACAGTGCGGCGGATGCTGCTGCTCTGGGGGGTTTATCCGGTTTTGGGCCCCAGTTTTAATAATACCGACGAAATGGTGCACAGCGCGGTTGCCACTTCATTACAGGCCGGGGTTGTTAACGACGGGGATTTACTCGTGGTTACGGCCGGGGTACCTGCTGGCAAATCGGGCACCACCAATATGATCAGAGTACACATTGTTGGCAATATTTTGACGCGTGGCACCGGCATCGGGCAACAGGCCGTTACCGGCAAGGTTGTTATTGCCACTTCTGTTAAAGAGCTTAAAGCTAAATTCCGGGAGGGTGACATTTTAGTAGTTGCCAGTATTGACGAGGAAACGGCACCTTATGCTGCTAAGGCAGCGGCAATTGTTGCTGAGGAAGGCGGACTAACCTCACATGCCGCTATCGTGGGGGTAAGCTTTGGCATGCCGGTGCTGGTCGGGGTGGAAGATGCTACCGAACGGTTGCAGGATGGTGCGATTGTTACTGTGGATGCGGCCCGGGGGATTGTATATCAGGGAGAAATTAACGCTAGATAG
- a CDS encoding acyltransferase gives MAKQHILALDYIRGISMLGVLGIHTGAYSLANPAANPHLFALLEIFTRFSVPIFFFVSAFGLFISQPLQTEFSYRAFLRRRFKAVLLPYLAWSFLYMLHYTWISSDISLWHSPLIYKYLAFGLASYQLYFLVILIWFYACMPCWRQLVRWLLKAPVIGLLSLLTAQILFNYYSSYILTADFDNHYLNLAVQHRMSFLILHYLFIFILGAVCAELYPQFLAALERNRDRITVFFTATLTGMLCFYYYLIYNEHYSLEQAVNTSHQLSPVGVLYTLGATLFFFTVFSRPLPAALATGLACLGNYSYLVYLVHPLVMYYLMIELTQAGIQLTAPVTIAFYLAALVLSTGMAALINKAGRLIPLLSLALTGAFPKQGTIRQKA, from the coding sequence ATGGCCAAGCAGCACATACTTGCTCTCGATTATATTCGCGGCATATCGATGTTAGGTGTATTAGGCATTCATACCGGCGCTTATTCACTGGCTAATCCTGCCGCCAATCCCCATTTGTTTGCGTTACTGGAAATATTCACCCGGTTTAGTGTGCCCATATTTTTCTTTGTATCGGCTTTCGGCTTATTTATCAGCCAGCCACTGCAAACCGAGTTCAGTTATCGGGCCTTCCTGCGCCGGCGCTTCAAGGCTGTCCTGCTGCCATACCTGGCCTGGTCTTTTCTCTATATGCTGCATTATACCTGGATCAGCAGTGATATAAGCCTTTGGCACAGCCCGCTTATTTATAAATACCTGGCCTTTGGCCTGGCTTCTTACCAATTATATTTTTTGGTTATTCTCATTTGGTTTTATGCTTGTATGCCCTGCTGGCGACAATTAGTGCGCTGGCTGCTTAAAGCACCGGTAATTGGCTTGCTCAGCCTGCTGACTGCCCAGATCCTCTTTAACTACTATTCCAGTTATATACTCACCGCAGACTTTGACAACCACTATCTTAATCTCGCAGTTCAGCACCGCATGAGTTTTTTAATCTTGCATTACCTATTCATTTTCATCCTCGGCGCAGTCTGTGCTGAGCTTTATCCGCAATTTTTGGCCGCGCTGGAACGGAACAGAGACCGGATCACTGTATTTTTTACCGCAACATTAACAGGTATGCTATGTTTTTATTATTACCTGATTTACAACGAACACTACAGCCTGGAACAGGCTGTAAACACTTCCCACCAGTTGAGTCCGGTCGGGGTCCTGTATACACTTGGCGCAACCCTGTTTTTTTTCACTGTTTTCAGCCGACCTTTGCCGGCGGCCCTGGCAACCGGCTTGGCCTGCTTAGGCAACTATTCCTATCTTGTTTATCTTGTCCATCCGTTGGTCATGTATTATCTGATGATCGAACTAACGCAAGCCGGTATACAGCTAACAGCACCGGTGACAATCGCTTTTTATCTGGCAGCTCTTGTTTTGAGCACAGGTATGGCAGCCCTCATCAATAAAGCCGGTCGCCTTATCCCGCTGCTGAGTCTGGCCCTTACAGGGGCATTCCCCAAACAGGGTACTATTCGTCAAAAAGCATAA
- the pheA gene encoding prephenate dehydratase, producing MRKVGYLGPQGTYCEEIVLYLYKNNEAALIPYNGIDAAIRAVALGETDECIVPVENSLEGSVNITLDTIAHDVALYITKEIVLPVRHNLLGKQGCQEVTTIVSHPQALAQCRKTLAILYPQAKLKPVESTAEAARIVAGSDGLYAAIGSLKAAEIYGLAVLAPDIHDHQANSTRFIGLEPQAAACVQGKSKTTFVCQINGERPGSLYNILAEFASREVNLTRIESRPARTGLGMYIFFFDLEGSLAAPNIAEAVSAVKAKCLWYKNFGSYPIVYVI from the coding sequence ATGAGAAAAGTTGGTTATCTGGGGCCGCAGGGAACTTACTGTGAAGAAATCGTATTGTATTTATATAAAAACAATGAAGCGGCTTTAATCCCCTATAACGGTATTGATGCCGCTATTCGAGCGGTTGCGCTGGGGGAGACTGATGAATGTATCGTTCCTGTTGAAAATTCACTGGAGGGCTCTGTCAATATTACTTTGGATACGATAGCCCATGATGTTGCGCTATATATTACCAAAGAGATAGTCTTGCCTGTCAGGCATAATTTGCTTGGCAAGCAGGGTTGTCAGGAGGTGACAACGATTGTTTCCCATCCCCAGGCACTTGCCCAATGCCGGAAAACCCTGGCGATTCTTTACCCTCAGGCCAAACTGAAACCGGTTGAAAGTACGGCCGAGGCAGCCAGAATAGTTGCCGGCAGCGATGGCTTATATGCAGCTATAGGCAGCCTGAAGGCAGCTGAAATTTACGGACTGGCCGTATTAGCGCCGGACATTCATGATCATCAGGCCAACTCAACCCGGTTTATTGGTCTGGAGCCGCAGGCTGCAGCCTGTGTACAAGGGAAAAGCAAGACTACATTCGTGTGTCAGATTAATGGGGAAAGGCCGGGGAGCCTGTATAATATTTTGGCCGAATTTGCCAGCCGCGAAGTAAACCTTACCAGGATAGAGTCACGGCCTGCCCGCACCGGACTGGGTATGTATATTTTCTTTTTTGACCTTGAAGGCAGCCTGGCGGCGCCGAATATCGCCGAGGCTGTCAGCGCAGTTAAAGCAAAATGTCTGTGGTATAAAAACTTCGGGTCTTATCCGATCGTATATGTAATTTAG
- a CDS encoding 2-hydroxyacid dehydrogenase, with translation MGKYKVVIAGHLMPSALAAIQAQCEVRQWEQPGVPTLNQLGEWLQAAEGLLALPNIAVNAGLLAAAPKLRVIAQPAVGYDNIDIQACTDRKIPVANTPGVLVETTADLAFGLLLTAARRIHEGWAWVQAGKWPEAALPLGVDLYGKTLGIVGLGAIGAAVTRRARASGMKVIYNNRRQRSDDDLIGAEYCCFEELLATSDFIIVLTPLTLESRGLFAANEFARMKPTAYFINAARGAVVNTEALYNALVARQIAYAALDVTDPEPLPASHPLIKLPNILITPHIGSATRETRSRMALLAAENLLLGLAGKPLVTCVNNEVNYQ, from the coding sequence ATGGGTAAATATAAAGTAGTAATAGCCGGCCACCTTATGCCGTCGGCTTTGGCGGCGATACAGGCACAGTGTGAGGTGCGGCAGTGGGAACAGCCCGGGGTGCCTACACTGAACCAGTTGGGCGAGTGGCTGCAGGCGGCCGAGGGTTTGCTGGCTTTGCCTAATATAGCTGTTAATGCCGGGTTGCTGGCGGCTGCGCCTAAATTAAGGGTCATTGCCCAACCAGCAGTAGGTTATGACAATATTGACATTCAGGCCTGTACAGACCGGAAGATTCCGGTTGCCAACACACCGGGAGTACTTGTAGAGACGACCGCGGATCTGGCTTTTGGCCTGTTACTAACGGCTGCGCGCCGCATCCATGAAGGCTGGGCTTGGGTACAGGCCGGTAAATGGCCGGAGGCAGCGCTGCCGCTTGGCGTAGATTTATATGGTAAGACACTGGGAATTGTTGGTCTGGGGGCCATTGGGGCGGCGGTTACCAGGCGGGCCAGGGCCAGCGGTATGAAAGTCATCTATAATAATCGCCGGCAACGATCTGATGATGACCTAATCGGGGCTGAGTATTGTTGTTTTGAAGAGCTGCTGGCCACGTCTGATTTTATTATTGTACTGACGCCGCTTACCCTTGAAAGTCGCGGTCTGTTTGCTGCCAACGAATTTGCCAGGATGAAGCCGACGGCCTATTTTATCAATGCTGCCAGGGGTGCGGTAGTGAATACCGAGGCTTTATACAATGCTCTGGTTGCGCGGCAGATAGCGTACGCTGCCCTGGATGTTACCGACCCTGAGCCGCTGCCGGCCAGCCATCCGCTCATAAAACTGCCCAATATTCTCATTACTCCCCATATCGGCAGTGCAACAAGGGAAACACGCAGCAGGATGGCGCTGCTGGCAGCCGAGAATCTGCTGCTGGGGCTGGCTGGCAAACCACTGGTCACTTGTGTGAATAATGAGGTGAATTACCAGTAA
- a CDS encoding CC/Se motif family (seleno)protein has product MNMIVTERAQEFIAQEGGIITVKLEQRLIPNCCNPPSIAPVPAVKTGKPEEGEAAEYAAVTIDGAEIYAHTSIRNYDNENPLRVDIETTLFGKRLVVYGLPAPGKDCGGCTSC; this is encoded by the coding sequence ATGAATATGATCGTTACCGAACGGGCGCAGGAATTTATTGCACAAGAGGGAGGTATTATTACTGTAAAACTAGAGCAACGTCTAATTCCTAATTGTTGTAATCCTCCTTCGATAGCGCCGGTTCCGGCCGTAAAAACAGGTAAACCAGAAGAGGGCGAAGCTGCCGAATATGCAGCAGTGACAATTGATGGCGCTGAAATTTACGCCCATACCTCAATCCGGAACTATGACAATGAGAATCCTTTGCGAGTTGATATTGAAACCACGCTGTTCGGTAAACGGCTGGTTGTGTATGGCCTGCCTGCCCCCGGCAAAGACTGCGGTGGCTGTACATCCTGTTAG
- the dat gene encoding D-amino-acid transaminase, translating to MKPIGLINGKLIDLNETIVPMEDRGHQFGDGVYEVTRVYNGRCFALKLHVDRLYRSLRELTIPAVYTYDELAEFHDLLIKESGIADGAIYLQITRGFSPRAHGFPENVVPCLTMSIRPAGAAPDKNKLEGAKGLLIPDERWLRCDIKSLNLLGNVMGKQKAKEAGCFEGIQVRDGFVTEGTSSNFFVIKDGVAWTHPRSNLILTGVTRTLIVEKIAPDLGVPVIEKRFDEAFAKAATEAFISGTNSEIVPIVALSGQPVGTGSVGPVTRNIQQAYWAMVDRECGRK from the coding sequence ATGAAGCCAATCGGCCTCATCAACGGCAAGCTGATAGACTTAAATGAAACTATTGTACCAATGGAAGATAGAGGCCATCAGTTTGGGGATGGCGTTTATGAAGTAACAAGGGTCTATAATGGGCGTTGTTTTGCCTTGAAACTGCATGTGGACAGATTGTACCGTTCGCTGCGTGAACTGACAATCCCGGCTGTATATACCTATGATGAACTGGCCGAGTTTCATGATTTGTTAATCAAAGAAAGCGGGATTGCCGATGGGGCAATCTATCTGCAAATAACCCGCGGTTTTTCGCCCCGGGCTCATGGCTTTCCTGAGAATGTGGTGCCATGCCTGACAATGTCGATTCGGCCTGCCGGCGCTGCCCCTGATAAGAATAAACTGGAAGGCGCCAAAGGCTTGTTAATACCTGATGAAAGATGGCTTAGATGTGATATTAAGTCGCTTAATCTCCTGGGAAATGTCATGGGCAAGCAAAAGGCCAAAGAAGCCGGCTGCTTCGAGGGCATTCAAGTCCGGGACGGATTTGTTACTGAAGGAACCAGCAGTAATTTCTTTGTAATAAAAGATGGTGTTGCCTGGACACATCCCCGCAGTAATCTTATCCTGACCGGTGTTACCAGAACACTGATCGTTGAAAAAATAGCACCCGATCTTGGCGTACCGGTGATTGAGAAGAGATTTGATGAGGCGTTTGCTAAAGCGGCCACAGAGGCTTTTATCTCAGGCACTAATAGTGAGATCGTGCCGATTGTGGCCTTAAGCGGACAGCCGGTCGGCACCGGCAGTGTCGGGCCGGTCACCCGTAATATTCAGCAAGCCTACTGGGCGATGGTTGACCGGGAATGCGGACGTAAATAA
- a CDS encoding peroxiredoxin: MPEQVQEGQTAPDFTLPATGGSPVTLSQYLGQKVVLYFYAKDNTAGCTDEARGFRELSAAITAAGAVILGISGDPLAVHEKFSAKHELPFPLLSDTDRLVSQLYGVFKEKNMYGKKVMGIERSTFIINEQGIIIRIFRKVKVAGHAQAVLTALK; the protein is encoded by the coding sequence ATGCCTGAACAAGTGCAAGAAGGGCAGACGGCCCCGGATTTTACCCTGCCGGCGACCGGCGGCAGTCCGGTAACCTTGAGCCAGTATCTGGGACAGAAGGTAGTGTTGTATTTTTATGCTAAAGATAATACCGCCGGCTGCACCGATGAGGCCCGCGGATTTCGTGAATTATCGGCAGCTATTACCGCTGCCGGGGCAGTCATTCTGGGGATAAGCGGGGATCCCCTGGCGGTGCATGAGAAGTTTAGTGCTAAACACGAGCTCCCGTTTCCCCTGTTAAGTGATACTGACCGGCTGGTAAGTCAGTTATATGGCGTGTTTAAAGAGAAAAATATGTATGGTAAAAAAGTGATGGGGATTGAACGCTCAACCTTTATTATTAATGAACAGGGAATCATAATCCGGATTTTTCGTAAGGTCAAGGTTGCCGGCCATGCGCAAGCAGTACTGACGGCATTGAAGTAA
- a CDS encoding MATE family efflux transporter, with the protein MDQSQALGQEKISKLLWDFSLPAIVGMVVNALYNIVDSIFVGNGVGDVGLTAVTIAFPIMLVLMAIGMLIGIGASTLVSIRLGEQKYQEAEFILGNAFTLMVIAVLPTTAGAFLFLDQILVGLGAEANVLPYAREFTRIILLGSIFMHIGFGLNNIIRAEGNPRVAMATMLISAVINTALNPLFIFVFELGIAGSALATVVAQAVSATWVLRYLTSDKSVLKLRWTNLRLDKNIVYEIVKIGLSPFLMQLAASVVTVIYNYSLLRYGGELAVAAIGIINRVAMLILMPILGISQGVQPILGYNYGAKNYTRMLEVIKLGIYAATAVSILGFIVTQLFATPIIRVFNNNPELIAIGSSGLKVFLILLPIIGFQIIGANYFQAVGKAGHAIFLSMSRQVIILIPAILILPHFFGLPGIWFAGPVADFVSSLVTGGYLWLELRKLDNLT; encoded by the coding sequence ATGGATCAATCCCAGGCTCTGGGTCAGGAGAAAATCAGTAAACTGTTGTGGGATTTTTCTCTGCCGGCTATAGTGGGTATGGTGGTCAACGCTTTATATAATATAGTTGACAGCATATTTGTCGGCAATGGGGTTGGCGATGTTGGCCTTACGGCGGTAACAATAGCATTTCCCATTATGCTTGTATTAATGGCCATTGGCATGTTAATCGGCATTGGTGCCTCTACGCTGGTATCAATCCGTCTGGGTGAGCAGAAATACCAGGAAGCTGAATTTATTTTAGGCAATGCATTTACCTTGATGGTTATTGCCGTGCTGCCGACAACAGCCGGGGCTTTTCTGTTTTTAGACCAGATTCTGGTGGGGCTGGGCGCCGAAGCCAATGTACTGCCCTATGCCCGTGAATTTACCCGGATCATTTTGCTTGGCAGTATATTTATGCATATTGGGTTCGGCCTGAATAATATCATACGGGCGGAGGGCAATCCCCGGGTGGCAATGGCGACCATGCTTATTTCCGCAGTAATAAACACCGCGCTTAATCCGCTGTTTATTTTTGTTTTTGAGTTGGGAATAGCCGGCTCAGCCCTGGCGACTGTGGTTGCTCAAGCCGTTTCCGCGACCTGGGTTCTCAGGTATCTTACCAGTGACAAGAGTGTCCTTAAATTACGCTGGACCAATCTCCGGCTTGATAAAAATATTGTGTATGAGATTGTTAAAATCGGCCTGTCGCCATTTCTGATGCAGCTTGCCGCCAGTGTGGTAACGGTGATATACAACTACAGCCTGCTGCGATATGGCGGGGAATTGGCTGTGGCCGCAATTGGGATTATTAATCGGGTGGCGATGTTGATACTAATGCCCATTTTAGGTATCAGCCAAGGTGTGCAGCCAATATTAGGCTATAATTACGGGGCCAAAAATTATACCCGGATGCTTGAGGTAATAAAATTGGGCATATATGCAGCCACTGCTGTTTCTATTCTGGGGTTTATTGTAACCCAGTTATTTGCTACGCCAATCATCCGGGTATTTAATAATAATCCGGAGCTGATTGCCATTGGTTCGAGCGGGCTGAAGGTGTTTCTCATTTTACTGCCGATTATTGGCTTTCAGATTATCGGCGCCAACTATTTTCAGGCTGTCGGCAAGGCTGGTCACGCTATTTTCCTCAGTATGTCCCGGCAAGTCATTATCTTAATCCCGGCCATTCTTATCCTGCCGCATTTTTTCGGGTTGCCGGGCATCTGGTTTGCCGGTCCGGTCGCTGATTTTGTTTCATCACTTGTAACCGGGGGCTACTTGTGGCTGGAACTGCGGAAACTGGACAACCTTACCTGA
- a CDS encoding M20 metallopeptidase family protein encodes MKFSVHNLVKEQEQYVVAMRRHFRQRPELGGQEYETQKKIIAELRSMGLEPRPAAGTGVIAEITGSRPGPTVAIRADIDALPIQDEIDQPYRSENAGLCHACGHDGHTAMLLTIARVFSAMRTELAGNIRLLFQPSEERFPGGALPMIADGALRGVAAVIGAHLWQPLAAGTMGITYGPMMASPDEFTITIQGRGGHGSMPQQTIDPIYVGAQIVLALKTITGNQISTNELAVLSLGAFKAGEVFNIIPDTAVLQGSVRTFSPQVREKIFASIEQICAGICAAAGAAYTLANCNGYPPVINNPRLAGVVALAGKAVLGADQVIEISPVMGAEDFSRYQEQVPGCFLFMGIGNKEKGIIYPHHHPKFDMDEQALVHGVEVMVEAALRLLQKT; translated from the coding sequence ATGAAGTTTTCAGTCCATAATCTTGTCAAGGAACAGGAACAATATGTGGTAGCTATGCGGCGCCATTTCCGGCAGCGGCCTGAGCTTGGGGGCCAGGAATATGAAACCCAGAAAAAAATAATAGCAGAGCTCAGGTCTATGGGGCTGGAACCCCGGCCTGCTGCCGGTACCGGCGTGATTGCCGAGATTACCGGCAGCAGGCCGGGGCCAACGGTGGCAATCCGGGCGGATATTGACGCTCTGCCGATTCAAGATGAAATTGATCAGCCATACCGCTCAGAGAATGCGGGTCTCTGCCACGCCTGTGGTCATGACGGCCATACGGCTATGCTGCTGACTATAGCCCGGGTATTTAGCGCAATGAGAACTGAGCTGGCAGGCAACATCAGGTTGTTGTTCCAGCCCAGCGAAGAGCGGTTCCCCGGCGGTGCTCTGCCTATGATTGCCGACGGTGCCCTCCGGGGCGTGGCTGCTGTTATTGGCGCCCATTTGTGGCAACCGCTCGCCGCCGGAACCATGGGGATCACCTATGGGCCGATGATGGCCTCACCTGATGAATTTACCATCACTATTCAGGGCCGTGGCGGCCATGGCTCGATGCCGCAGCAGACGATTGATCCTATTTATGTGGGCGCACAAATTGTATTAGCCTTAAAGACGATTACCGGCAATCAGATCAGTACGAATGAGCTGGCAGTTCTATCGCTTGGTGCGTTTAAGGCGGGCGAGGTATTTAATATCATCCCTGATACCGCTGTTCTGCAGGGTTCGGTGCGGACTTTCTCCCCGCAGGTCCGGGAAAAAATATTTGCGAGTATTGAGCAGATCTGTGCCGGTATTTGTGCGGCTGCAGGGGCTGCTTACACGTTGGCGAATTGCAATGGTTATCCGCCGGTGATTAATAATCCCCGCCTTGCCGGCGTTGTAGCCCTTGCCGGTAAGGCGGTGCTGGGGGCTGATCAGGTTATTGAGATAAGCCCGGTAATGGGAGCTGAGGATTTTTCCCGGTACCAGGAGCAGGTACCGGGCTGCTTCCTGTTCATGGGCATTGGCAATAAGGAAAAAGGGATTATATATCCCCATCACCATCCCAAATTTGATATGGATGAACAGGCGCTTGTTCATGGGGTTGAAGTTATGGTTGAGGCCGCTTTGCGGCTGCTACAGAAAACTTAA
- a CDS encoding anthranilate synthase component II — translation MILLIDNYDSFTYNVYQYVASLGHAVTVIRNDRVSVEEINNAGYSGIIISPGPGTPARAGISKAAIARLAGKIPILGICLGHQAIGEVFGGQVIRAPQPVHGKTEYIIHRGKGLYQGLPQPFIAGRYHSLIVEKAGLPECLEITATSQDGLIMGLRHREYDVEGVQFHPESILTPKGMTILENFADKTNAKTNKFA, via the coding sequence ATGATCTTACTTATTGATAATTATGATTCTTTCACCTACAATGTATATCAGTATGTTGCCAGTTTAGGCCACGCGGTTACCGTCATTCGGAACGATAGGGTCTCTGTGGAGGAGATAAATAATGCGGGGTATAGCGGCATTATTATTTCGCCCGGGCCGGGAACACCGGCCCGGGCCGGGATCAGCAAAGCAGCTATTGCCCGGTTGGCCGGGAAGATACCGATACTGGGGATCTGTCTGGGACATCAGGCTATCGGTGAGGTATTCGGCGGGCAGGTCATTCGGGCCCCGCAGCCGGTGCACGGTAAAACAGAATATATTATTCATCGGGGTAAAGGTCTTTACCAGGGGCTGCCGCAGCCTTTTATTGCCGGCAGGTATCATTCTCTCATTGTTGAAAAGGCCGGGTTGCCGGAATGTCTGGAAATCACAGCTACCTCACAGGATGGTTTGATTATGGGGCTTAGGCACCGGGAATATGATGTTGAAGGGGTACAATTTCATCCGGAGTCAATCCTGACACCAAAAGGAATGACGATTCTGGAAAATTTCGCTGACAAAACTAATGCCAAGACTAACAAATTCGCTTGA